DNA sequence from the Schistocerca americana isolate TAMUIC-IGC-003095 chromosome 2, iqSchAmer2.1, whole genome shotgun sequence genome:
ATGATCGCCCGCTGGTGCTAGGGAATATGGTCTCTCAACGCCAGTGCAACGGATATTTGTACAGTTACACAGATGCTTCCATTGTCACCAGAGTCACCGCTTGATGCAAGAGAGACAATGGATTCAGTGCCAGAAGCAATGAATCTGGTGAAATCTGGTAGGAACGGCGCTGGATCCCCTGCTAATGACACCCTGCGTGGTTCCACAGCAGTGGAGGGCAACGGAGAACTGTCTGTGACAGTTGTAACGCGTTCGAGAGAAGACGTTCAAGTCACAGAGGGGTTCAAGCAGAGCTCGATCGCACATGTTGCAGTAACTGCCACTAGTACTAATGGCCAGACTAATCGACAGGGGATTAAGAGATATCTCTTCCGCGAGCCTCCACAGTTACAACCGCAGTCAGGCGCCGAAAGGAGAGTTTCTCAGGGTGAGATTGTCGGGACTGAAGACCAGGTTTCTCAGAAGATAGCCGCAGATGGTGGGAAACTTAGGGCAATGGAGAATGGCCGATGGATGGAGATGTCTGCTGCTCGTCCCGACGGAACTGACGTCCGAGTGTCGGCCACCAACATGGCCCGGGACACCAACAGTGACGACGAATACATCGATGTCGAAACTTTCGACCCAGTCGAGGATCGACGCCAATGGCTGCTGGAGCAGAGTAGGAGGCTGGTGGCATCCAACCGGGTCCAGTACGAAGACATCACTCCACATCCAAAAATACCCTCTTCTGCTGAACAGATCAGTAGAGACACCACTGAAGCAGGAGGAGAGCACACTGCTATAGATGATGACCGCGTCCCTTCGCTGGACAGTGGCTGTTATTCTGATGAGGAAGTCAGAGTCAGGATGAGGGGATCCAGTTCTGACTGGAGCGACTCAGTTGGCGAAGCACACAGGAATAaagagagtggaacaggaaggctTTCTTCCAGTGTGACACCTGAGGATGCTGACAAATCTCACAGGAATAGCTACCGAGGGGTGTATCCTGCGAATGACGACAAGATGGCGTTTTCACCTCCAGAGCCCACTAGTAGCTCAGACCGGCCAGCACCTAATCACGAACTTCGGCAAGTAGCGACTATGAAACACAATGGAAACTCCACAACACATTCTCCCATCCACGTCTCGTACGTCAAGTCGTGTGGTGGATACACACTATATATTCCTGGAAAAGTCCTGCCGCCTGAGAAGgatatttctgtatccagaaatggcaACGTGAGAGTTTCTGACACACTAAGTGGCCCAGTAAGTCGCAACAGTACCGAAGTGGTCTACACAATGGATACTTCTGCAGTGAGGATGTCTACCAGCACATCATCAGCAATTGACTCACATGTACTCCTTGACAACGTGAAACATGCTGCGGCAGTAGTTCAGCGCAAAAGCGTAGTGGTATCGACAGGTGATGATAGTACTCCACAACGAGAGCTCAACAGGTGTACTCCAGAAGAAGCTAGAGGGCATGATGAAATTCTAAGAACGAAATCTGTTGACAGGGCTAATGTACAGTTGTTACCTAACAACAGAGATGAGGCGCCGAATCGATATTTACAACAATTTAGCAGTTACAATCCAAAtcgtgcagtaattattccaatTCCGAGTGAAAAATCAGCTTTCGTAAACACTTCACATAGTAGCGTGCACAGTGGATTAAAAGCTGTGGTCGCCCCGGGAAGGTATCTTCGTGTGGAAGGAAGTGTGTCTGAGACTAGAAATTCCAGGGACAGGAATGCAGTGGACTTTGAAAAAATGGCACCACCCCTGGAGACAGTGCACAGATATATTCCCAGTGGAACATTTCTTCCTCGCGGTTACATTACTCCCCCACCTAGGATGGTAGTGAAGAACCCAGTAAGTAGTCGAGCTGATTTTAACGCAGCAGTGGTAGGAGGTACAACACACCCAAATGGCGTCAACAGCAGCAATGCGCGCCGTAGATCTGATGCCAGAATGACACCTGATAATTCAAGAGATAGCGAGTATGCATACCACCACAGCAAACCCATAAGGGTTGTTTACACCCCAATAAGTGACATAGCTGACGATGAACCTCCAAGAAAAGTATCCAGGTTTTCTTACGGCAACGAAAGGCTGTTATCAATTGCCGAAATCGAGCACGAATCTCAAACTGCTGTGCGACATGCTCGCTATCTGACGACAGAAGCCATGACTGTCGGAGCGCAATCGCGAGATGCTGAAGTAAGATCGACGAATCATTGGCCAGTCGCATATGGTTCTCATATTCTGAAGACTTACCTAAGAGGGCAGGATGCGCTCGGCCAGGAATCGGTGCACCGCTCTAATAGTCCCGCATCTAGAGATGCAGTACCCGATTCGGAAACCGGCTCTGTCAGGCAGTGGCGCATGAGATTTGGGGATCGCCTACGTGCAGAAGAGGAATTTAATCCAGTTGACAGGAAGGAACGGATTTCAAGACCAGAAATTGAGAGCGTCACTTACGAAGGTAGTTGTAGGAAGCCATTGAACGACTATAATTCTAAGGGCGATGTGAATGGCACGCTCGACCTAAGTAAGAAAGATCTAGTCCAACAGAGGGACGGGGCTGTGTCTGCGAAGGAAGCAGTCCATTTTGAACGTGGGGAGTCACGATACGTTAGTTCTGACGAGCGTTGTTCGCCCACTGAACGGAACCCAAAATCACACAGGGACCCGGTGGTGACTCCCGCCAGTGTGATAGTGACAAGTGGGGCGGGAGGCAGTGGAAAAGGAGTCCACTCTGGTGGTGAGCACTCGAGACAAGTCGTCAGGACAGTTATCGTTTCAGCTGACAGTCGGAAGGTCGGTAGTGGGCAGAAGTCGTCGCCACTCCAGCCCGAGGTGGGAACTGAGCGGTTTAGAGAAGTGAGGTCCGAGGGTCGTACCGCGGAACCTTCTACGGTGTTGGCTCCAGAACCGGGTGGACAGAGGAGTAGGTACATGATAACGAGAGAGGGAGACGGAAACAGGTTCGTAATCCGTGAGGTCGGAAGTGATGTGAGGACAGCAGCAGGACAGCTGGTTGCGATTAAGGAAAGGATAGAGAGTGAATTGCGTGGAAGTCCAACTGGTGCGGTGCAGGGGAGGCGCGTGCTGAAAGAtgtgaacaggggtgaggtgggtgccGTCCGTTCCTCAAAGAGTCCGCCAGACGACCGGCACCGCCCTCCAGCCTCGGTCATCAGGACGGCACCCCGCGCACCGTCTCGGGAGAGTCGACCGGAGCAGCAGAGACCGACCGAGGGAGACCTGTCGGACGACGAGGTGGTGGAACTGTACCGCGTGCGACGGGTCCTCCCCGGCGGGATGCCGCACTTCGAGCCCACGGCCGGCGAGTGCGCGTGGGCGGACGCCGAGTGGGCGTCCGGCGGGGGCAGGGTCGAGGACGAGTCGGTGTACGGCCCGTCGGACAGCGACGAGGACCGCGCGCTGCGGCTGCGGGTGTCGGTGATCCTGTGGGCGCTGCTGGGCGGCGAGCGGCTGCGCGCCGTGGGCTGGCCGcggcaggcggcgcggcgcgtgctGTGGCGCACCGTCGACGTGTGCTGCGCCGTGGCCGGCGCCAAGAGCCCGGCCGCCGTGCCGCTGCCCGCCGACCACGACTGCGGCGCCGACATGGCCTGCTTCCGCGACCACGCGCACCGCTTCCTCGAGGTGTGCGCGCCGACGCGCGACCACTGGAAGCGCTACGGCTGGGCCTCGCTCACCATCGACGCCGTCGTCGCCAAGGTCTACAGGGAAGGTGAGCCAAGCGCGAGCGCACACAGACTCCAGGAAGACATTAGTCACGTATTCCTTTCCTTACCCTTAGGttcacagacgaatgggaaaactggtagaagccgacctcagggaagatcagtttggatttcatagatatattggaacacgtgaggcaatactgaccctacgacttatcttacaagggaaccccccatcgcatccccctcagatttagttataagttggcacagtggataggccttgaaaaactgaacaaagatcaatcgagaaaacaggaagaagttgtgtggaactatgaaaaaaattagtaaaatatacaaactgagtagtccatgcgaagataggcaacatcaaggacaaaaggagtcaaggagcgccgtgatcccgtggttatcgagagcagctacggaacgagaggtcctaggttcaagtcttccctccagtgattagtttaattttttattttcagtttatgtgacaaactcttatgttttcatcacttttttgggagtgattatcacatccacaagaaaacctaaatcgggcaaggtagaagaatctttttacccattcgctaagtgtactagttaggtggcccgacaacatattcctgtcatgcgacgcacacgccgtcaccagtgtcgtatagaatatatcagatgtgttttcctgtggaggaatcggttgatctatgaccttgcgatcaaatgttttcggttcctattggagaggcacgtcctttcgtctactaatcgcacggtttttcggtgcggtcgcaaaacacagacactaaacttattacagtgaacagagacgtcaatgaacgaacggacagatcataactttgcgaaaatgaagaaagtaaaatattcagttgatggaagacttgaaccaagtatctctcgttccgcagctgctcacgctaaccacgggaccaccgcgTTCCTGACCTctgattctccttgatgttgcttatcttacgcatgaactactcagtttgtatattttactatttttttttcatagttccacacaacttcttcctgttttctcgattgatctgcgttcagtttttcaaggcctatccactgtgccaacttataactaaatctgagggggggtgcgatggggaggttcccttgttagaagctagattaaggaaagccaaacctacgtttctagcatttgtagacttagagaaagtttttgacaatgttgactggaatacgctctttcaaattctgaaggtggcaggagtaaaatacagggagcgaacggctatttacaatttgcacagaaaccagatggcagttacaagagtcgaaggtgtaatggtacttgaaacaCGTAACCactatggtacctcacctgaacctctcgataccagtaatattctactgtgtttctgtagaagtagttaacat
Encoded proteins:
- the LOC124595585 gene encoding uncharacterized protein LOC124595585 isoform X1, with product MLPLSPESPLDARETMDSVPEAMNLVKSGRNGAGSPANDTLRGSTAVEGNGELSVTVVTRSREDVQVTEGFKQSSIAHVAVTATSTNGQTNRQGIKRYLFREPPQLQPQSGAERRVSQGEIVGTEDQVSQKIAADGGKLRAMENGRWMEMSAARPDGTDVRVSATNMARDTNSDDEYIDVETFDPVEDRRQWLLEQSRRLVASNRVQYEDITPHPKIPSSAEQISRDTTEAGGEHTAIDDDRVPSLDSGCYSDEEVRVRMRGSSSDWSDSVGEAHRNKESGTGRLSSSVTPEDADKSHRNSYRGVYPANDDKMAFSPPEPTSSSDRPAPNHELRQVATMKHNGNSTTHSPIHVSYVKSCGGYTLYIPGKVLPPEKDISVSRNGNVRVSDTLSGPVSRNSTEVVYTMDTSAVRMSTSTSSAIDSHVLLDNVKHAAAVVQRKSVVVSTGDDSTPQRELNRCTPEEARGHDEILRTKSVDRANVQLLPNNRDEAPNRYLQQFSSYNPNRAVIIPIPSEKSAFVNTSHSSVHSGLKAVVAPGRYLRVEGSVSETRNSRDRNAVDFEKMAPPLETVHRYIPSGTFLPRGYITPPPRMVVKNPVSSRADFNAAVVGGTTHPNGVNSSNARRRSDARMTPDNSRDSEYAYHHSKPIRVVYTPISDIADDEPPRKVSRFSYGNERLLSIAEIEHESQTAVRHARYLTTEAMTVGAQSRDAEVRSTNHWPVAYGSHILKTYLRGQDALGQESVHRSNSPASRDAVPDSETGSVRQWRMRFGDRLRAEEEFNPVDRKERISRPEIESVTYEGSCRKPLNDYNSKGDVNGTLDLSKKDLVQQRDGAVSAKEAVHFERGESRYVSSDERCSPTERNPKSHRDPVVTPASVIVTSGAGGSGKGVHSGGEHSRQVVRTVIVSADSRKVGSGQKSSPLQPEVGTERFREVRSEGRTAEPSTVLAPEPGGQRSRYMITREGDGNRFVIREVGSDVRTAAGQLVAIKERIESELRGSPTGAVQGRRVLKDVNRGEVGAVRSSKSPPDDRHRPPASVIRTAPRAPSRESRPEQQRPTEGDLSDDEVVELYRVRRVLPGGMPHFEPTAGECAWADAEWASGGGRVEDESVYGPSDSDEDRALRLRVSVILWALLGGERLRAVGWPRQAARRVLWRTVDVCCAVAGAKSPAAVPLPADHDCGADMACFRDHAHRFLEVCAPTRDHWKRYGWASLTIDAVVAKVYREDIAPWLRTLPDEVVPTAVRSCVRQLQGMRATDSPPQATPPPALPTPPRDAASATPTTAGQLQSPTLGLSPAIAAASEATQDARKKRGRPAKPASKADAAGRVERVMLWRFLLNLLEDPRNEPCIHWVNRDQGIFRILNTDWLARLWGRRHGNPRMTYEKMARAMRTYYRSKVLQPVPRSPNLPRKLVYKFNPAVVQRVAAANKLAQQQQQQQQHHQQRLRQPRHALQYEADQARKMGPDPQTPPQPQAKDRSQQVMLLGHQQLRQLPQHEHYYLSQRGQHHKLQLHQAGDFLKPLENGRHWEPHHHEQVLHQPEDHRLSPEDGNKELLQLRLHQYHQHQLQLYQMRHLNDEQKPLLREVHNTVHKETHQLPHHHQQWTHQIHKNTDQHSPQSHGDSQHLEDHKQDHQQHLRASEGNSHHQPARSLSDDQHSHSPKELHNLQVMQRVSASPDDRLNPTIKDNLRQKGEQLQLEQARTQREDSRSSPAEHDLNDIQRQQVPNERESSSPHVQQT
- the LOC124595585 gene encoding uncharacterized protein LOC124595585 isoform X2, with the translated sequence MLPLSPESPLDARETMDSVPEAMNLVKSGRNGAGSPANDTLRGSTAVEGNGELSVTVVTRSREDVQVTEGFKQSSIAHVAVTATSTNGQTNRQGIKRYLFREPPQLQPQSGAERRVSQGEIVGTEDQVSQKIAADGGKLRAMENGRWMEMSAARPDGTDVRVSATNMARDTNSDDEYIDVETFDPVEDRRQWLLEQSRRLVASNRVQYEDITPHPKIPSSAEQISRDTTEAGGEHTAIDDDRVPSLDSGCYSDEEVRVRMRGSSSDWSDSVGEAHRNKESGTGRLSSSVTPEDADKSHRNSYRGVYPANDDKMAFSPPEPTSSSDRPAPNHELRQVATMKHNGNSTTHSPIHVSYVKSCGGYTLYIPGKVLPPEKDISVSRNGNVRVSDTLSGPVSRNSTEVVYTMDTSAVRMSTSTSSAIDSHVLLDNVKHAAAVVQRKSVVVSTGDDSTPQRELNRCTPEEARGHDEILRTKSVDRANVQLLPNNRDEAPNRYLQQFSSYNPNRAVIIPIPSEKSAFVNTSHSSVHSGLKAVVAPGRYLRVEGSVSETRNSRDRNAVDFEKMAPPLETVHRYIPSGTFLPRGYITPPPRMVVKNPVSSRADFNAAVVGGTTHPNGVNSSNARRRSDARMTPDNSRDSEYAYHHSKPIRVVYTPISDIADDEPPRKVSRFSYGNERLLSIAEIEHESQTAVRHARYLTTEAMTVGAQSRDAEVRSTNHWPVAYGSHILKTYLRGQDALGQESVHRSNSPASRDAVPDSETGSVRQWRMRFGDRLRAEEEFNPVDRKERISRPEIESVTYEGSCRKPLNDYNSKGDVNGTLDLSKKDLVQQRDGAVSAKEAVHFERGESRYVSSDERCSPTERNPKSHRDPVVTPASVIVTSGAGGSGKGVHSGGEHSRQVVRTVIVSADSRKVGSGQKSSPLQPEVGTERFREVRSEGRTAEPSTVLAPEPGGQRSRYMITREGDGNRFVIREVGSDVRTAAGQLVAIKERIESELRGSPTGAVQGRRVLKDVNRGEVGAVRSSKSPPDDRHRPPASVIRTAPRAPSRESRPEQQRPTEGDLSDDEVVELYRVRRVLPGGMPHFEPTAGECAWADAEWASGGGRVEDESVYGPSDSDEDRALRLRVSVILWALLGGERLRAVGWPRQAARRVLWRTVDVCCAVAGAKSPAAVPLPADHDCGADMACFRDHAHRFLEVCAPTRDHWKRYGWASLTIDAVVAKVYREDIAPWLRTLPDEVVPTAVRSCVRQLQGMRATDSPPQATPPPALPTPPRDAASATPTTAGQLQSPTLGLSPAIAAASEATQDARKKRGRPAKPASKADAGRVERVMLWRFLLNLLEDPRNEPCIHWVNRDQGIFRILNTDWLARLWGRRHGNPRMTYEKMARAMRTYYRSKVLQPVPRSPNLPRKLVYKFNPAVVQRVAAANKLAQQQQQQQQHHQQRLRQPRHALQYEADQARKMGPDPQTPPQPQAKDRSQQVMLLGHQQLRQLPQHEHYYLSQRGQHHKLQLHQAGDFLKPLENGRHWEPHHHEQVLHQPEDHRLSPEDGNKELLQLRLHQYHQHQLQLYQMRHLNDEQKPLLREVHNTVHKETHQLPHHHQQWTHQIHKNTDQHSPQSHGDSQHLEDHKQDHQQHLRASEGNSHHQPARSLSDDQHSHSPKELHNLQVMQRVSASPDDRLNPTIKDNLRQKGEQLQLEQARTQREDSRSSPAEHDLNDIQRQQVPNERESSSPHVQQT